The proteins below come from a single Zhouia spongiae genomic window:
- a CDS encoding sulfatase-like hydrolase/transferase, which produces MRLRRKIGLASMLFLSLSCKREKFVEAHARPNIIFLFTDDQSYKDVHALGNPEVITPTMDALVERGITFTNAYNMGGWNGAICVASRAMIISGRTVWNAQEISKSYSQNKELDKTWPRLMEKAGYETYMTGKWHVQAKPEAVFNHVGHVLRGMPFDTPEGYNRPQNENDTAWQPWKKEYGGYWKGGKHWSELVRDDALSFLDSANVKRNPFFMYIAFNAPHDPRQSPKEYVDMYSLDSLKIPESFLPEYPYDEAMGAGKNLRDEKLAPFPRTEYSVKVNRQEYYAITTHLDDQFKIILDKLKATGLDKNTYIFFTSDHGLSVGEHGLMGKQSMYDHSVRVPLVIVGPDIPKGKKIEHDVYLQDLMATTLDLADVRKPEYVEFSSLLPFINNEKDKGNYEAIYGCYEKSSQRMIRKDGYKLIVYPKISKILLYDLKSDPQELLNIADDPDEKGRIEFLLKDLIQLQLEMKDTLNLQALLDKWTEA; this is translated from the coding sequence ATGAGATTAAGAAGGAAAATAGGATTAGCAAGCATGTTGTTTTTAAGCCTTTCTTGTAAAAGGGAAAAGTTTGTAGAAGCACATGCCAGACCTAATATTATTTTCCTTTTTACTGACGATCAGAGCTATAAGGATGTGCACGCCCTGGGTAATCCGGAAGTAATTACCCCAACCATGGATGCTTTAGTAGAAAGAGGAATTACATTTACGAATGCCTATAATATGGGAGGATGGAACGGAGCCATTTGTGTAGCATCAAGAGCCATGATTATTAGTGGCCGGACTGTTTGGAATGCGCAGGAAATTTCAAAGTCTTACAGTCAAAATAAGGAATTGGATAAAACCTGGCCCAGATTAATGGAAAAAGCCGGCTATGAAACCTATATGACCGGGAAATGGCATGTTCAGGCTAAACCTGAGGCCGTTTTTAATCATGTAGGGCATGTGTTAAGGGGGATGCCTTTCGATACGCCTGAAGGCTATAACCGACCTCAGAATGAAAATGATACCGCCTGGCAACCCTGGAAGAAAGAATATGGCGGCTATTGGAAAGGAGGGAAACATTGGAGTGAATTGGTAAGAGACGATGCGCTATCTTTTCTCGACAGTGCAAATGTTAAAAGAAACCCTTTTTTTATGTATATAGCTTTTAACGCTCCCCATGACCCCAGGCAATCGCCCAAAGAATATGTAGATATGTACTCTTTGGATAGCCTCAAAATACCGGAAAGTTTTTTACCCGAGTACCCTTATGATGAAGCCATGGGGGCGGGAAAAAACCTTAGAGATGAAAAACTGGCTCCTTTCCCCCGGACCGAGTACTCGGTAAAAGTCAACCGCCAGGAGTATTATGCTATTACGACCCATCTTGACGATCAGTTTAAAATAATTTTGGATAAGCTTAAAGCAACGGGACTCGATAAAAATACATATATCTTTTTTACTTCAGATCACGGTCTGTCTGTGGGTGAACATGGACTGATGGGGAAACAGAGCATGTACGATCATAGCGTAAGAGTGCCTTTAGTTATTGTAGGGCCGGACATCCCTAAGGGTAAAAAAATCGAGCATGATGTTTATTTACAAGATCTAATGGCGACGACTCTTGATCTTGCCGATGTCCGTAAGCCGGAGTATGTGGAGTTCAGTAGTTTGCTTCCATTTATAAATAATGAAAAAGATAAAGGAAATTACGAAGCCATTTATGGATGTTATGAGAAGTCGTCCCAGAGAATGATTAGAAAGGATGGATATAAATTAATAGTATATCCTAAAATCAGTAAAATTCTCTTATATGATTTAAAGAGTGATCCGCAGGAATTGTTAAATATTGCAGACGACCCTGATGAAAAAGGCCGGATAGAATTTTTGCTGAAAGATTTGATACAACTGCAACTCGAAATGAAAGATACGCTTAACCTTCAGGCTCTTTTGGATAAATGGACTGAGGCGTAA
- a CDS encoding fumarylacetoacetate hydrolase family protein, with product MKLIRFGEPGREKPGVIVEGKRLDVSGFGSDYTEQFFETDGLERLNKWLEIHQGDCPVVDEGARLGAPISRPSKIVCVGLNYAKHAEESGMAIPKEPVLFFKATTAIVGPNDDLIIPRGSEKTDWEVELAVIIGKKASYVTEEEAMDYVAGYALHNDYSERAYQLEREGQWVKGKSNDTFAPLGPFLATKEEIENPHNLNLWLKLNGEMMQNSNTSDFVFDIPKLVSYISEFMTLLPGDVISTGTPFGVGLGLDPQRYLKPGDVVELGIEGLGSAKQVARAYQ from the coding sequence ATGAAATTAATAAGATTTGGAGAGCCTGGAAGAGAAAAGCCAGGCGTAATTGTAGAAGGAAAAAGATTAGACGTATCGGGTTTCGGTTCAGATTATACGGAACAGTTTTTTGAAACAGACGGTTTAGAGCGTTTAAATAAATGGCTGGAGATACACCAGGGCGATTGTCCGGTTGTAGATGAAGGAGCACGTTTGGGAGCTCCAATTAGCCGTCCGTCGAAAATTGTTTGTGTTGGTTTAAATTATGCCAAACATGCAGAAGAAAGTGGAATGGCTATTCCTAAAGAACCGGTATTGTTTTTTAAAGCAACAACGGCAATTGTGGGCCCGAATGACGATTTGATCATTCCACGTGGGAGTGAGAAAACAGATTGGGAGGTAGAGTTGGCTGTAATTATCGGCAAAAAAGCATCTTATGTTACAGAAGAAGAAGCTATGGATTATGTAGCCGGGTACGCATTGCATAACGATTATAGTGAAAGAGCCTATCAACTGGAAAGAGAAGGACAGTGGGTTAAAGGAAAAAGTAATGATACGTTTGCTCCGTTAGGCCCTTTTTTAGCAACCAAAGAGGAAATCGAAAATCCACATAACTTGAACTTGTGGTTAAAACTTAATGGGGAAATGATGCAGAACAGCAATACCTCAGATTTTGTTTTTGATATCCCGAAACTGGTAAGTTATATCAGCGAGTTTATGACCTTGTTACCGGGGGATGTTATTTCAACAGGAACACCTTTTGGCGTTGGACTCGGATTAGATCCGCAACGCTATCTGAAACCCGGAGATGTTGTAGAGTTGGGAATAGAAGGCCTAGGAAGCGCAAAACAAGTAGCCAGGGCATATCAATAG
- a CDS encoding sulfatase family protein: protein MKRAAVYLVITLVAVFVLWLVSCKSETKENTGTEKAEELPNIIYVLADDLGYGDLQAFNPNGKILTPHLDQLASEGMMFTDAHTSSAVCTPTRYGILTGRYNWRSPLKSGVLTGTSEALIPNNRATVASLLKKKGYTTAYIGKWHLGWNWARKDSLKGLGPGWNDTDYDNIDFTASVSNSPNDLGFDYAYGHSGSLDMAPYVYVENEQVTAQPDRVTVDTSKYGWWRKGPTGADFHHDDVTPNFFRKTFKYIRQQAKKEQPFFLYLPLPSPHTPVLPTKEWQGKSGMNPYADFMMMIDDYMGQLAKAIREAGIEENTLVVFTSDNGCSPQADFELLAKYGHNPGYVYRGHKADIYEGGHRVPFIVKWPGVIKPGTVSDATICTTDFFATCSDIININLTNNGGEDSFSMYPLFKDPNTTEYKRDFTVHHSINGSFAIRKGRWKLIFCSGSGGWSYPKPNTGDVEGLPDYQLYDIISDPSEKNNVIEKYPEVVNELESLMAAAVKNGRTTPGTQQENDAPMNGKAWKQIEIFNE, encoded by the coding sequence ATGAAAAGAGCAGCTGTATATTTGGTCATAACTCTGGTAGCCGTTTTCGTTTTGTGGCTGGTTTCGTGTAAATCGGAAACAAAAGAAAATACAGGCACCGAAAAAGCAGAGGAGTTGCCGAATATCATTTATGTATTGGCAGATGACCTGGGGTATGGAGACTTACAGGCATTCAACCCCAATGGTAAGATATTAACTCCACATCTTGATCAACTGGCATCAGAGGGGATGATGTTTACAGATGCACATACATCTTCTGCCGTTTGTACTCCTACACGATACGGGATTCTTACCGGCAGATACAATTGGAGAAGTCCGCTTAAAAGCGGAGTGTTAACGGGGACTTCTGAAGCTTTAATACCCAATAACAGGGCAACGGTAGCTTCGTTGCTCAAAAAAAAGGGATATACGACAGCCTATATTGGCAAATGGCATTTAGGATGGAACTGGGCCAGAAAGGATTCATTAAAAGGTCTTGGTCCCGGCTGGAATGATACCGATTATGACAATATTGATTTTACGGCTTCGGTTTCTAATTCCCCGAACGATTTAGGGTTTGATTATGCATATGGACATTCAGGCTCTTTAGACATGGCACCTTATGTTTATGTGGAAAACGAACAGGTAACAGCGCAACCGGATAGAGTTACAGTAGATACAAGCAAATATGGTTGGTGGAGAAAAGGGCCTACCGGAGCCGATTTTCACCACGATGATGTTACACCTAATTTTTTCAGAAAGACCTTTAAGTATATCCGGCAGCAAGCTAAAAAAGAACAGCCTTTTTTCTTGTATCTGCCTTTACCATCGCCACACACACCGGTTTTGCCAACCAAAGAGTGGCAGGGTAAAAGCGGGATGAATCCGTATGCAGATTTTATGATGATGATAGATGATTATATGGGGCAACTTGCAAAGGCGATCAGAGAGGCGGGAATTGAAGAAAATACCCTTGTCGTGTTTACGAGTGACAACGGATGCTCGCCACAGGCTGATTTTGAGCTGTTAGCGAAGTATGGTCATAATCCGGGCTATGTTTACAGAGGGCATAAGGCAGATATCTATGAGGGAGGGCACCGGGTTCCGTTCATTGTAAAGTGGCCTGGAGTAATTAAGCCAGGAACCGTTTCTGATGCAACGATATGTACGACCGATTTCTTTGCAACCTGTAGCGATATTATCAACATTAATTTAACGAATAACGGGGGAGAAGATAGTTTTTCCATGTACCCTTTGTTTAAAGACCCGAATACTACAGAATATAAGAGAGACTTTACTGTTCATCATTCCATTAATGGGAGTTTTGCAATAAGAAAAGGAAGGTGGAAGTTGATTTTTTGTTCCGGATCCGGTGGGTGGAGCTACCCAAAACCGAATACCGGGGATGTAGAAGGCCTTCCCGATTATCAGTTATACGATATCATTAGCGACCCTTCTGAAAAAAACAACGTAATAGAGAAATACCCTGAAGTTGTTAATGAATTAGAAAGTTTAATGGCTGCAGCCGTTAAAAACGGAAGAACGACTCCGGGAACACAACAAGAGAATGATGCACCTATGAATGGAAAGGCATGGAAACAAATTGAAATATTTAATGAGTAA